From Micromonospora echinospora, one genomic window encodes:
- a CDS encoding Scr1 family TA system antitoxin-like transcriptional regulator, translating into MTEAGITAEALAAQTGVDPKTAARWANPGRIPQTRHRAQVAALLGKEITELWPDVVRRREPVWFRPWTEIEREAVSLRSFELAWVPGLLQTEAYARATLAGEALTPAEVDDLVAARLARQAILHRARPPLFVAVVDEMVLRRTAGGDRAMMREQCDHLIRCAALPAVQIHVVPADVGIHPGHGGPFTIAELPDGGRVAHVDGQIRAQMVEQRLDVATLDRRWARINGEALPRALSLSLITEAAKTWT; encoded by the coding sequence ATGACCGAGGCCGGGATCACCGCCGAGGCCCTCGCGGCCCAGACCGGTGTCGACCCGAAGACGGCGGCCCGCTGGGCGAACCCGGGACGGATTCCCCAGACCCGGCACCGTGCCCAGGTGGCCGCCCTCCTCGGCAAGGAGATCACCGAGCTGTGGCCGGACGTGGTGCGGCGACGCGAGCCGGTCTGGTTCCGGCCGTGGACCGAGATCGAACGCGAGGCGGTCTCCCTGCGTAGTTTCGAACTCGCCTGGGTGCCGGGGCTGCTCCAGACCGAGGCGTACGCGCGGGCCACCCTCGCTGGCGAGGCGCTGACCCCGGCCGAGGTGGACGACCTGGTCGCCGCCCGCCTCGCCCGGCAGGCCATCCTGCACCGGGCCCGCCCGCCCCTGTTCGTCGCGGTCGTCGACGAGATGGTCCTGCGCCGGACGGCCGGCGGGGACCGGGCGATGATGCGCGAGCAGTGCGACCACCTGATCCGGTGCGCCGCGCTGCCCGCCGTGCAGATCCACGTGGTGCCGGCCGACGTCGGCATCCACCCCGGTCACGGCGGACCCTTCACCATCGCCGAACTGCCCGACGGCGGGCGGGTGGCGCATGTGGACGGGCAGATCCGCGCGCAGATGGTCGAGCAGCGGCTGGACGTCGCTACCCTCGACCGCCGATGGGCGCGTATAAATGGGGAGGCACTCCCGCGAGCCCTGTCACTCTCCCTGATCACGGAAGCGGCGAAGACATGGACCTGA
- a CDS encoding exodeoxyribonuclease III, giving the protein MRLATWNVNSVKARLPRLLDWLAGTAPDVVCLQETKCPDGAFPVAEVGELGYTVASHSDGRWNGVAILSRVGLADVTVGFPGQPGFPEPEARAVSATCDGLRVWSVYVPNGRTPDDPHYAYKLAWFAALRDALDTELRGGSPLAVCGDFNVAPTDDDVWDPALFVNSTHVTPAEREALAALRDLGLADVVPTPMKGPHPFTYWDYRAGMFHQNKGMRIDLVYASAQVARNVRAAYVDREARKGKGPSDHAPIVVDVDLEPVVEPL; this is encoded by the coding sequence ATGCGCCTGGCGACCTGGAACGTGAACTCGGTGAAGGCCCGGCTGCCCCGGCTGCTCGACTGGCTCGCCGGCACCGCGCCGGACGTGGTCTGCCTCCAGGAGACCAAGTGCCCCGACGGCGCGTTCCCGGTGGCGGAGGTGGGCGAGCTGGGCTACACCGTGGCCAGCCACAGCGACGGGCGGTGGAACGGGGTGGCCATCCTCTCCCGGGTGGGCCTCGCTGACGTCACGGTCGGCTTCCCCGGCCAGCCGGGATTTCCCGAGCCGGAGGCGCGCGCTGTCTCGGCCACCTGCGACGGGCTGCGGGTCTGGTCGGTCTACGTGCCGAACGGGCGCACCCCCGACGACCCGCACTACGCGTACAAGCTGGCCTGGTTCGCCGCCCTGCGGGACGCGCTCGACACCGAGCTGCGCGGCGGGTCGCCGCTGGCGGTCTGCGGCGACTTCAACGTCGCCCCCACCGACGACGACGTCTGGGACCCGGCCCTCTTCGTGAACTCGACCCACGTGACGCCGGCCGAGCGGGAGGCCCTGGCCGCCCTGCGCGACCTGGGGCTGGCCGACGTGGTGCCCACCCCGATGAAGGGCCCGCATCCGTTCACCTACTGGGACTACCGCGCCGGGATGTTCCACCAGAACAAGGGCATGCGGATCGACCTGGTGTACGCCTCCGCGCAGGTCGCCCGGAACGTCCGCGCGGCGTACGTCGACCGGGAGGCCCGCAAGGGCAAGGGCCCTTCGGACCACGCCCCGATCGTGGTCGACGTCGACCTGGAGCCCGTCGTCGAACCCCTCTGA
- a CDS encoding antibiotic biosynthesis monooxygenase family protein, protein MAVVKINAIDVPPGAGEELERRFAARRGAVEGSPGFLGFELLRPVAGETRYFVYTKWESEEAYQAWASGPARAAHGGGEGGQQRKPVATGANLLEFEVVQEVSGTP, encoded by the coding sequence ATGGCAGTCGTGAAGATCAACGCGATCGACGTCCCACCCGGTGCCGGCGAGGAGCTGGAGCGGCGGTTCGCCGCCCGCCGTGGCGCGGTGGAGGGCTCTCCCGGCTTCCTCGGCTTCGAGCTGCTCCGCCCGGTGGCCGGCGAGACCCGCTACTTCGTGTACACGAAGTGGGAGTCGGAGGAGGCCTACCAGGCATGGGCGTCCGGGCCGGCGCGGGCCGCGCACGGCGGCGGCGAGGGCGGCCAGCAGCGCAAGCCGGTCGCCACCGGGGCGAACCTGCTGGAGTTCGAGGTGGTGCAGGAGGTTTCCGGCACCCCGTGA
- a CDS encoding tetratricopeptide repeat protein, with product MSWRSPARDAQTVTASMVFGPVIQIRDVAGNVTVVADRPPYQIGDFTPGAVPLPVGTARRQPSRLLLARHQVVPFTGRDAELDALNTWMGGAEPVSVRLVHAAGGQGKTRLARHVAAQAHAAGWLTWRVLHTPEQQSAGSRWEAPGGGGALVVVDYADRWPASDLNRLVTDLHAVSLRTGLVLRVLLLARSAGFWWAALRDRLDSEHAITAEGHLLPPLDEHTDRAMLFDQARERFGTALDVPDTAGITVPDLAGDGFRQILAVHMAALVAVDAHHHGQTPPAQPHALSAYLLNRERAHWHHLHARTEDRRPTSPEVMGRAVYLATLAGPVTRDDATTILTRTRVTEPGVATIIDDHRFCYPPDDPGTVLHGLRPDRLGEDLIALSTPGHPHTGADDWQPDDWAATAAATLLTGEPATWAPGAVTVLVETAHRWPHIADTVLYPLIRQHPELALAAGGATITRLAELPHADITALEAVDALLPAGRHVDLDTAAAAISTALTHHRLGVATDPAEQARLLGNHSARLANAGRSDEALTPAEESADMWRRLAEEKPAAYLSHLALSLSNLGVFLSRVGRRDEAVAVAEEAVGIRRRLVEADPAAYLPGLAASLGNLGIFLSGVGRRDEALLVAEEAAGVYRRLVEADPAAYLPDFAASLDNLGIFLSGVGRRDEALLVAEEAAGVYRRLVEADPAAYLPDFAASLDNLGNLLSGLGRRDQAVAVAEETIGIRRRLVGANPAAYLPELALSLSNFGAFLSRVGRRDEALFAGEEAAGVYRRLVGANPAAHLPDLARALTNLGPLLSGVGRRDEALLVAEEAAGVYRRLVEANPVAYLPGLAGSLINLGASLSGLGRYDEAAAATEEAAGISRRLVQANPVAYLPDLALSLNNLGMLLSGLGRRHEALAAAEEAAGVYRRLAEVNPAAHLPALAKSLRAHSQMCVDVEANLPQALETIAESIEIYRFLAAQLPQLFKIELIRAYRTLADLLEGLGRRDEADSVRRQLNEAVGGTQK from the coding sequence GTGAGCTGGCGATCCCCGGCGCGGGACGCGCAGACGGTCACGGCCAGCATGGTGTTCGGCCCGGTGATCCAGATCCGTGACGTCGCCGGCAACGTCACCGTCGTGGCGGACCGGCCGCCGTACCAGATCGGTGACTTCACGCCGGGGGCCGTGCCGTTACCGGTGGGCACGGCGCGGCGGCAGCCGAGCCGACTGTTGCTGGCCCGGCACCAGGTGGTGCCGTTCACCGGCCGCGACGCCGAACTCGACGCGCTGAACACGTGGATGGGCGGCGCGGAGCCGGTCTCGGTGCGGTTGGTCCATGCCGCCGGCGGGCAGGGCAAGACCCGTCTGGCCCGGCACGTCGCCGCTCAGGCGCACGCGGCGGGCTGGCTGACGTGGCGGGTTCTGCACACTCCGGAACAGCAGTCCGCCGGCAGCCGGTGGGAGGCTCCCGGTGGCGGTGGGGCGCTGGTCGTGGTCGACTACGCCGACCGGTGGCCCGCGTCGGACCTGAACCGGCTGGTCACCGACCTGCACGCGGTGTCCCTGCGTACGGGCCTGGTGCTGCGGGTGTTGCTGCTGGCCCGCTCGGCCGGCTTCTGGTGGGCCGCGCTGCGCGACCGCCTCGACAGCGAGCACGCGATCACCGCCGAGGGTCATCTCCTGCCACCGCTCGACGAGCACACCGACCGTGCGATGCTGTTCGACCAGGCCCGCGAACGCTTCGGCACCGCGCTCGACGTGCCCGACACCGCCGGCATCACGGTGCCGGATCTGGCCGGAGACGGGTTCCGGCAGATCCTCGCGGTGCACATGGCCGCCCTGGTCGCCGTCGACGCCCACCACCACGGGCAGACCCCACCGGCGCAGCCACACGCCCTGTCGGCGTACCTGCTCAACCGGGAACGAGCCCACTGGCACCACCTGCACGCCCGCACCGAGGACCGCCGACCCACCAGCCCCGAGGTCATGGGCCGCGCCGTCTACCTGGCCACCCTGGCCGGCCCCGTCACCCGCGACGACGCCACCACCATCCTGACCCGCACCCGGGTCACCGAACCCGGCGTCGCCACCATCATCGACGACCACCGGTTCTGCTATCCCCCCGACGACCCCGGCACCGTCCTGCACGGGTTACGGCCCGACCGGCTCGGCGAAGACCTCATCGCCCTCTCCACGCCCGGACACCCGCACACCGGGGCCGACGACTGGCAACCCGACGACTGGGCCGCCACCGCCGCAGCCACCCTGCTCACCGGTGAACCCGCCACCTGGGCCCCCGGGGCGGTCACCGTCCTGGTCGAAACCGCCCACCGCTGGCCCCACATCGCCGACACCGTGCTGTACCCGCTGATCCGGCAACACCCCGAACTGGCCCTGGCCGCAGGCGGCGCCACCATCACCCGCCTCGCCGAACTTCCCCACGCCGACATCACCGCCCTGGAGGCCGTCGACGCGCTACTGCCCGCCGGCCGGCACGTCGACCTCGACACCGCAGCCGCAGCCATCAGCACCGCGCTCACCCACCATCGTCTCGGCGTCGCCACCGACCCGGCCGAGCAAGCCCGACTGCTCGGAAACCACTCAGCTCGTCTGGCCAACGCCGGCCGCAGCGATGAGGCCCTGACCCCGGCCGAAGAATCCGCCGACATGTGGCGGCGGTTGGCTGAGGAGAAGCCCGCCGCGTATCTGTCCCACCTCGCCCTGTCGTTGAGCAATCTCGGCGTGTTCCTGTCCAGGGTGGGGCGTCGTGACGAGGCTGTGGCCGTGGCTGAGGAAGCGGTCGGCATCCGCCGGCGGTTGGTCGAGGCGGATCCGGCCGCGTACCTGCCGGGTCTCGCCGCGTCGCTCGGCAATCTCGGCATATTCCTGTCCGGGGTGGGGCGTCGTGACGAGGCGTTGTTGGTGGCGGAGGAGGCGGCGGGCGTGTACCGGCGGTTGGTCGAGGCGGATCCGGCCGCGTACCTGCCCGACTTCGCCGCGTCGCTGGACAATCTCGGCATATTCCTGTCCGGGGTGGGGCGTCGTGACGAGGCGTTGTTGGTGGCGGAGGAGGCGGCGGGCGTGTACCGGCGGTTGGTCGAGGCGGATCCGGCCGCGTACCTGCCCGACTTCGCCGCGTCGCTGGACAACCTCGGCAACCTCCTGTCCGGGTTGGGGCGTCGTGATCAGGCCGTGGCCGTGGCTGAGGAGACGATCGGTATCCGTCGGCGGTTGGTCGGGGCGAATCCTGCCGCGTACCTGCCTGAACTTGCCCTGTCGTTGAGCAACTTCGGCGCGTTTCTGTCCAGGGTCGGTCGTCGCGACGAGGCGCTGTTCGCCGGGGAGGAGGCGGCGGGCGTCTACCGGCGGCTGGTCGGCGCGAATCCGGCCGCGCATCTACCCGATCTCGCTCGGGCGTTGACGAATCTCGGTCCGTTGCTGTCCGGGGTGGGGCGTCGTGACGAGGCGTTGTTGGTGGCGGAGGAGGCGGCGGGCGTGTACCGGCGGTTGGTCGAGGCGAATCCGGTCGCGTATCTACCCGGTCTCGCGGGATCGTTGATCAACCTCGGTGCGTCTCTGTCCGGGTTGGGCCGTTACGACGAGGCTGCGGCGGCGACCGAGGAAGCGGCCGGTATCAGCCGGCGGTTGGTTCAGGCGAATCCTGTCGCGTATCTTCCCGATCTTGCCCTGTCGTTGAACAACCTCGGCATGTTGCTGTCCGGGTTGGGACGTCGTCATGAGGCTCTGGCCGCAGCCGAGGAGGCCGCTGGCGTCTATCGGCGGCTGGCTGAGGTGAACCCCGCTGCCCACCTGCCCGCTCTTGCCAAGTCGTTGCGGGCGCATTCCCAGATGTGCGTCGACGTGGAAGCCAACCTGCCGCAGGCCTTGGAGACCATCGCCGAATCCATTGAAATCTATCGATTCCTGGCCGCGCAGCTACCGCAGTTGTTCAAGATCGAGCTGATCCGGGCATACCGAACTCTCGCCGACCTGCTGGAAGGGCTCGGTCGTCGAGACGAAGCAGATTCGGTCCGTCGGCAGCTCAACGAGGCCGTGGGCGGAACGCAGAAGTGA
- a CDS encoding EcsC family protein, which produces MTDSTPVDGQPVPAPRPPATPAEPAEPLDAPEAPPARLWDRMRDDPQYAPEHLALEAVRRLGPEAARWAERARAEQPGISAEALADQAVRRFVNRARLSGAVSGAAGLPGAVIDVGVLAWTQARMVLHIAAAYGVEPQHTDRATDLLVLQKVHKVAETARLALGVAAGRERAGALFGGGSQPALGRVMLKLGVRLAQMAGVRAAKRVFAKVVPGAAIILGTWANSSATKDLANRSRALYAQHRPGVVPPPRHP; this is translated from the coding sequence GTGACCGACTCGACCCCCGTCGACGGCCAGCCCGTGCCCGCGCCCCGTCCACCGGCGACCCCCGCCGAGCCCGCCGAGCCGCTGGACGCCCCCGAGGCGCCCCCGGCCCGGCTCTGGGACCGGATGCGGGACGACCCGCAGTACGCACCGGAACACCTCGCCCTGGAGGCGGTCCGCCGGCTCGGGCCCGAGGCGGCCCGCTGGGCCGAGCGGGCCCGGGCCGAGCAGCCCGGGATCTCCGCCGAGGCCCTCGCCGACCAGGCGGTACGCCGCTTCGTCAACCGGGCCCGGCTCTCCGGCGCGGTCTCCGGCGCCGCCGGCCTGCCCGGCGCGGTGATCGACGTGGGGGTGCTCGCCTGGACCCAGGCCCGGATGGTGCTGCACATCGCCGCGGCCTACGGGGTCGAGCCGCAGCACACCGACCGGGCGACCGACCTGCTGGTCCTCCAGAAGGTGCACAAGGTGGCCGAGACGGCCCGGCTCGCCCTCGGCGTCGCCGCCGGCCGGGAGCGGGCCGGGGCGCTCTTCGGCGGCGGTTCCCAGCCCGCCCTCGGGCGGGTGATGCTCAAGCTCGGGGTGCGGCTGGCCCAGATGGCCGGGGTCCGTGCGGCCAAGCGGGTCTTCGCCAAGGTGGTGCCGGGCGCGGCGATCATCCTCGGCACCTGGGCCAACTCCTCGGCCACCAAGGACCTCGCCAACCGGTCCCGGGCGCTCTACGCCCAGCACCGCCCCGGCGTGGTCCCGCCCCCGCGTCACCCCTGA
- a CDS encoding NADP-dependent succinic semialdehyde dehydrogenase — MPIATTDPATGEVLRTYDEMPPDRIDAAIAAAHRAFAELRGTSVAQRARWLTAAADLLDAERDDIARVMTTEMGKTYAAAKAEAAKCAAACRFYADNAERFLADEPADAAAVGARRAVVRYQPIGPVLAVMPWNFPLWQVIRFAAPALTAGNTGLLKHASNVPQTALWLGELFGRAGFPEGAFTALLVGSSAVERILTDPRVRAATLTGSEPAGRSIAAIAGRELKKTVLELGGSDPFVVMPSADLDRAAEVATTARCQNNGQSCIAAKRFIVHADVFDAFTERFVDRMAALRVGDPMDERTDVGPLASERGRNEVAAQVRDAAERGARVLCGGEVPDRPGWWYPPTVVTDLTPEMRMWGEEVFGPAAGLYRVSSYDEAVEVANGTSFGLGANAWTRDPEEQERFATDLDAGSVFVNGMTTSYPQLPFGGVRNSGYGRELSALGMREFCNVKTVWVGEGGPSAGAGAHAE; from the coding sequence ATGCCCATCGCCACCACCGATCCCGCCACCGGTGAGGTGCTCCGGACGTACGACGAGATGCCGCCCGACCGGATCGACGCCGCCATCGCCGCCGCGCACCGGGCATTCGCGGAGCTTCGCGGCACCTCGGTCGCCCAGCGGGCCCGGTGGCTGACCGCGGCGGCCGACCTGCTCGACGCCGAGCGCGACGACATCGCCCGGGTGATGACCACGGAGATGGGCAAGACGTACGCGGCAGCGAAGGCCGAGGCGGCGAAGTGCGCCGCCGCCTGCCGCTTCTACGCCGACAACGCGGAGCGCTTCCTCGCCGACGAGCCGGCCGACGCGGCGGCGGTGGGAGCGAGGCGGGCCGTCGTCCGGTACCAGCCGATCGGGCCGGTGCTCGCGGTGATGCCATGGAACTTCCCGCTCTGGCAGGTGATCCGGTTCGCCGCGCCGGCCCTGACGGCCGGCAACACCGGGCTGCTCAAGCACGCCTCGAACGTGCCGCAGACCGCGCTCTGGCTGGGGGAGCTGTTCGGCCGGGCCGGGTTCCCCGAGGGCGCCTTCACCGCGTTGCTGGTCGGCTCGTCCGCCGTCGAACGGATCCTCACCGACCCCCGGGTCCGCGCGGCGACCCTGACCGGCAGCGAGCCGGCCGGACGGTCGATCGCCGCGATCGCCGGACGCGAGCTGAAGAAGACCGTGCTCGAACTCGGCGGCAGCGACCCGTTCGTGGTGATGCCCTCGGCCGACCTGGACCGGGCTGCCGAGGTCGCCACCACCGCGCGTTGCCAGAACAACGGCCAGTCCTGCATCGCCGCGAAACGGTTCATCGTGCACGCCGACGTCTTCGACGCGTTCACCGAGCGGTTCGTCGACCGGATGGCGGCGCTGCGCGTCGGCGACCCGATGGACGAGCGGACCGACGTCGGGCCGCTGGCCAGCGAGCGGGGCCGGAACGAGGTGGCCGCCCAGGTCCGTGACGCGGCCGAGCGGGGCGCCCGGGTGCTCTGCGGTGGCGAGGTGCCCGACCGGCCCGGCTGGTGGTACCCGCCGACCGTGGTCACCGACCTGACGCCGGAGATGCGGATGTGGGGCGAGGAGGTCTTCGGCCCGGCCGCCGGGCTCTACCGGGTGTCGTCGTACGACGAGGCGGTCGAGGTGGCCAACGGCACCAGCTTCGGCCTCGGCGCGAACGCCTGGACCCGGGACCCCGAGGAACAGGAGCGCTTCGCCACCGACCTGGACGCCGGCAGCGTCTTCGTCAACGGGATGACCACCTCCTACCCGCAGTTGCCCTTCGGCGGGGTGCGGAACTCCGGCTACGGCCGGGAACTGTCGGCGCTGGGCATGCGCGAGTTCTGCAACGTCAAGACGGTCTGGGTCGGCGAGGGCGGCCCCTCGGCGGGGGCCGGCGCCCACGCCGAGTGA
- a CDS encoding DUF397 domain-containing protein yields MTGAQWRTSTRSGNNGGNCVEVADNLPGVVLVRDTKNRDGGTLAFPPTAWQAFVATVARHA; encoded by the coding sequence CTGACCGGCGCGCAGTGGCGGACCAGCACCCGTAGCGGCAACAACGGCGGCAACTGCGTCGAGGTGGCCGACAACCTGCCCGGCGTCGTCCTGGTGCGGGACACCAAGAACCGCGACGGCGGGACGCTCGCCTTCCCACCGACGGCCTGGCAGGCGTTCGTCGCCACCGTGGCCCGCCACGCCTGA
- a CDS encoding peptidase M23, translating to MRDDDKIHYRPASTSTDDRKADGPSPDPMIAEGEPAGRRRKLRHTLTRRPGRATIALASAAACCLGLVTVVELRTADEGTPTSSPAANAELLRRAEQESASRGLARTPSAPPATPTPSASTAPNPTPTPKKTTPTKKPTPRKPVDPAPVAGLTVAQMNNAKKIVRTGHAMGVPRRALVIAVATAMQESNLYNLASGVLPESQNHPNQGLGWDHDSVGLFQQRASMGWGTVAQLMDPAYATRKFLTTLLTVPGWQQMRLTEAAQAVQVSGFPEAYAKHEPRATVIVNAIVAPAT from the coding sequence ATGCGTGACGATGACAAGATCCACTATCGACCCGCTTCCACCAGCACAGATGACCGAAAGGCTGATGGTCCATCACCTGACCCGATGATTGCTGAGGGCGAACCTGCCGGGCGCCGCCGGAAGCTGCGGCACACCCTCACCCGCCGGCCCGGCCGGGCGACGATCGCCCTCGCCTCCGCCGCCGCCTGCTGCCTCGGCCTGGTCACCGTCGTCGAACTCCGGACGGCGGACGAGGGGACCCCCACCAGCAGCCCTGCCGCCAACGCCGAACTCCTCCGGCGGGCCGAGCAGGAAAGCGCCTCGCGCGGACTGGCCCGGACGCCGTCCGCCCCGCCCGCGACCCCCACGCCCAGCGCGTCGACCGCCCCCAACCCCACGCCCACCCCCAAGAAGACCACCCCGACGAAGAAGCCCACCCCGCGCAAGCCCGTCGACCCCGCCCCGGTGGCCGGCCTGACCGTCGCCCAGATGAACAACGCCAAGAAGATCGTCCGGACCGGCCACGCCATGGGCGTACCCCGACGCGCGCTGGTCATCGCGGTGGCCACCGCGATGCAGGAGAGCAACCTCTACAACCTCGCCAGCGGCGTGCTCCCCGAGTCGCAGAACCACCCGAACCAGGGCCTCGGCTGGGACCACGACTCCGTCGGTCTGTTCCAGCAGCGCGCCAGCATGGGCTGGGGGACGGTCGCGCAGCTGATGGACCCGGCGTACGCGACCCGCAAGTTTCTCACCACGCTGCTGACCGTGCCCGGCTGGCAGCAGATGCGGCTGACCGAGGCGGCCCAGGCCGTGCAGGTGTCGGGCTTCCCCGAGGCGTACGCGAAGCACGAGCCCCGGGCGACGGTGATCGTCAACGCGATCGTGGCTCCCGCGACGTAG
- a CDS encoding DUF6343 family protein: MTRSQPRGARGTVGHAYSALNLRLVLASFGLVTMVVFAVLAARADLPWLAVVCGVLAAVAVVDLIVIQRRRAARRREEPGARHSLFE, encoded by the coding sequence ATGACGCGATCGCAGCCCCGAGGTGCCCGGGGCACCGTCGGCCACGCCTACAGCGCGTTGAACCTGCGACTGGTCCTGGCCAGCTTCGGGCTCGTCACCATGGTGGTCTTCGCCGTGCTGGCCGCCCGCGCCGACCTGCCCTGGCTGGCCGTCGTCTGTGGTGTCCTCGCCGCCGTGGCGGTGGTCGACCTGATCGTCATCCAGCGCCGTCGGGCCGCCCGCCGCCGGGAGGAGCCGGGTGCGCGCCACTCGCTCTTCGAGTGA
- a CDS encoding flavin reductase gives MSRRAARDHVAARPSWRCRACGAPWPCQPAKLRLLRAYADDRLALMAWLGVTMAEAVRDLPDDGTDVIERFVRWARPPRRHPG, from the coding sequence ATGTCCCGCCGCGCCGCTCGTGACCACGTCGCCGCCCGGCCGTCCTGGCGCTGCCGGGCGTGCGGCGCGCCATGGCCGTGCCAGCCGGCGAAGCTGCGCCTGCTCCGCGCGTACGCGGACGACCGGCTCGCCCTGATGGCGTGGCTCGGCGTCACGATGGCCGAGGCGGTGCGGGACCTGCCCGACGACGGCACCGACGTCATCGAACGCTTCGTGCGGTGGGCCCGTCCGCCACGCCGTCACCCCGGCTGA
- a CDS encoding proteasome assembly chaperone family protein, protein MLDPQELYQLTDDLPDLGQPVLIQALTGFVDAGNATRLAREQLLSSLEARTVATFDVDQVFDYRSRRPVMTFVEDHWEQYDEPKLELHLLHDDDETPFLLLTGPEPDLQWERFVAAVGDLAARLDVRLTVGLNAIPMAVPHTRPTGVTAHATRRELIAGYEPWLQRVQVPGSVGYLLEYRLGQRGRDALGFAAHVPHYVAQTEYPAAAEVLLASVSRSTGLLLPSDGLRSAAEVVRVEIDRQVAQTEDAATLVQALEEQYDAFARGRGGKNLLAAESGPLPTADELGAELERFLAEQSRPGDQPGS, encoded by the coding sequence GTGCTCGACCCACAGGAGCTGTACCAGCTCACCGACGACCTGCCCGACCTCGGTCAACCGGTGCTCATCCAGGCGCTGACCGGCTTCGTCGACGCCGGCAACGCCACCCGGCTGGCCCGGGAACAGCTGCTCTCCAGCCTTGAGGCCCGGACGGTCGCCACCTTCGACGTCGACCAGGTCTTCGACTACCGCTCCCGGCGCCCGGTGATGACCTTCGTCGAGGACCACTGGGAACAGTACGACGAGCCCAAGCTGGAGCTGCACCTGCTCCACGACGACGACGAGACCCCGTTCCTCCTGCTCACCGGCCCCGAACCGGACCTCCAGTGGGAACGCTTCGTGGCCGCCGTCGGCGACCTCGCCGCCCGGCTGGACGTCCGGCTCACCGTGGGGCTCAACGCGATCCCGATGGCCGTACCGCACACCCGGCCGACCGGGGTGACCGCGCACGCCACCCGGCGTGAGCTGATCGCCGGCTACGAGCCGTGGTTGCAGCGGGTGCAGGTGCCCGGCAGCGTGGGATACCTGCTGGAGTACCGGCTCGGCCAGCGCGGACGGGACGCCCTCGGCTTCGCCGCCCACGTGCCGCACTACGTCGCGCAGACCGAGTACCCGGCCGCCGCCGAGGTGCTGCTCGCCTCGGTGTCCCGCAGCACCGGGCTGCTGCTGCCCAGCGACGGGCTCCGTTCGGCCGCCGAGGTGGTCCGGGTGGAGATCGACCGGCAGGTCGCCCAGACCGAGGACGCCGCCACCCTGGTCCAGGCCCTGGAGGAGCAGTACGACGCGTTCGCCCGGGGACGGGGTGGCAAGAACCTCCTCGCCGCGGAGAGCGGTCCGCTGCCCACCGCCGACGAACTCGGCGCCGAGCTGGAGCGCTTCCTGGCCGAGCAGAGTCGGCCGGGCGACCAGCCGGGCAGCTGA
- a CDS encoding GDSL-type esterase/lipase family protein: MPRRWVAAVASLSALVALACESGSGGGGGDGTPRPPRDTPRPGSPVAMAALGDSISTGFGTCLVLASCERNSWSTGDGRRVESHYRRLLDRDPAIRGRAYNHAKAGARASALPDQATRAVRDKADYVTVLIGANDACRADIDQMTPVKTFRQQVDRALRTLREGRPKARVLVVSIPDLYRLWEVGHTDKDAVRSWQRGVCPALLANPTSTAAADRERRRTFQERIDDYNDQLAAACRAYGSRCRHDRGAAHRVRFTLDDVNTIDHFHPNNAGQERLAKVTWSAAGFAD, translated from the coding sequence ATGCCTCGACGTTGGGTCGCCGCCGTGGCCAGCCTGTCGGCGCTGGTGGCGCTGGCCTGCGAAAGCGGAAGCGGAGGAGGAGGCGGCGACGGCACGCCCCGCCCGCCCCGGGACACCCCGCGTCCCGGCTCGCCGGTGGCGATGGCCGCGCTCGGCGACTCGATCAGCACCGGCTTCGGCACCTGTCTGGTGCTCGCGTCCTGCGAGCGCAACTCCTGGTCCACCGGGGACGGCCGGCGGGTGGAGAGCCACTACCGGCGGCTGCTCGACCGCGATCCGGCGATCCGGGGACGGGCGTACAACCACGCGAAGGCGGGGGCCCGCGCGTCGGCCCTGCCCGACCAGGCCACCCGGGCGGTACGCGACAAGGCGGACTACGTCACCGTGCTGATCGGCGCGAACGATGCCTGCCGCGCCGACATCGACCAGATGACGCCGGTCAAGACCTTCCGCCAGCAGGTCGACCGGGCGCTGCGGACGCTGCGCGAGGGGCGGCCCAAGGCCCGGGTGCTCGTGGTGAGCATCCCGGACCTGTACCGGCTCTGGGAGGTCGGGCACACCGACAAGGATGCCGTGCGGTCCTGGCAGCGTGGGGTCTGTCCCGCCCTGCTCGCCAACCCGACCTCGACGGCGGCCGCCGACCGGGAACGCCGCCGGACGTTCCAGGAGCGGATCGACGACTACAACGACCAGTTGGCCGCCGCGTGCCGGGCGTACGGGTCGCGCTGCCGGCACGACCGGGGGGCCGCGCACCGGGTGCGGTTCACCCTCGACGACGTCAACACCATCGACCACTTCCACCCGAACAACGCCGGTCAGGAGCGGCTCGCCAAGGTGACCTGGTCCGCCGCCGGCTTCGCCGACTGA